The following proteins are encoded in a genomic region of Magnolia sinica isolate HGM2019 chromosome 1, MsV1, whole genome shotgun sequence:
- the LOC131245463 gene encoding G-type lectin S-receptor-like serine/threonine-protein kinase LECRK4: protein MELEKVTDGFKEELGRGSCGTVYKGLLESDRANFVAVKRLDKVVKEAEKEFKTEVSAISRIHHKNLVELIGFCDEGPHRLLVYEYMSNGSLASFLFGSSRPSWNQRTQIARGLTYLHEECGNQIIHCDIKPQNVLLDDNFTARISDFGLAKLLRTNQTQTTTYIRGTRGYVAPEWFKNMAVTAKVDVHSFGVMLLEIICCRSNVLHIQLKHIVNSRF from the coding sequence ATGGAGCTGGAGAAAGTCACAGATGGGTTCAAGGAAGAACTCGGGAGGGGTTCCTGTGGCACTGTTTATAAAGGCCTGCTAGAGTCGGATCGTGCAAATTTTGTGGCAGTGAAGAGGTTAGATAAAGTGGTGAAAGAAGCTGAGAAGGAATTCAAGACCGAAGTGAGTGCAATAAGCCGAATTCATCATAAGAATCTGGTCGAATTGATAGGATTTTGCGATGAGGGGCCCCACCGGCTGCTGGTGTATGAATATATGAGCAATGGCTCTTTGGCAAGCTTCCTCTTTGGCAGTTCAAGGCCTAGCTGGAACCAAAGAACACAGATTGCAAGAGGGCTCACATACTTGCACGAGGAGTGCGGGAACCAGATCATCCATTGCGACATAAAGCCCCAAAATGTATTATTAGATGACAACTTCACAGCTAGGATTTCTGACTTTGGGCTAGCAAAGCTTCTCAGGACTAACCAGACTCAAACTACCACATACATCAGAGGGACCAGAGGATACGTCGCACCTGAATGGTTCAAGAACATGGCAGTCACTGCAAAGGTGGATGTACATAGTTTCGGTGTTATGTTGCTGGAGATTATCTGCTGCAGGTCGAACGTTCTCCATATACAACTAAAACATATTGTAAACTCACGGTTCtaa